One window of the Macaca thibetana thibetana isolate TM-01 chromosome 1, ASM2454274v1, whole genome shotgun sequence genome contains the following:
- the TAS1R3 gene encoding taste receptor type 1 member 3 produces the protein MARVLLNKSSALSPPRALPAPGSLRVRPHLAATLPCLLEVASAMLCPAVLGLSLWALLHLGTGAPLCLSQQLRMKGDYVLGGLFPLGEAEEAGLGSRTRPSSPVCTRFSSNGLLWALAMKMAVEEINNRSDLLPGLRLGHDLFDTCSEPVVAMKPSLMFLAKADSRDIAAYCNYTQYQPRVLAVIGPHSSELAVVTGKFFGFFLMPQVSYGAGMELLSARETFPSFFRTVPSDRVQLVAAAELLQEFGWNWVAALGSDDEYGRQGLSTFSALAASRGICIAHEGLVPLPRANSPLLGKVQEVLHQVNQSSVQVVLLFASARAAHALFSYSISSKLSRKVWVASEAWLTSDLVMGLPGMAQVGTVLGFLQRGAQLHKFSQYVKTRLALAADPAFCAALGEREQGLEEDVVGRRCPQCDCITLQNVSAGLNHHQTFSVYAAVYSVAQALHNALQCSASGCPVQDPVKPWQLLENMYNLTFHAGGLTLRFNSNGNVDMEYDLKLWVWQGPVPELHDVGRFNGSLWIDSPKIRWHTSNNQKPVSQCSRQCQEGQVRRVKGFHSCCYDCVDCKAGSYRKSPDDLACTFCGQEEWSPERSTRCFRRRLRFLAWGEPAVLLLLLLFGLALGLVLAALGLFIRHRDSPLVQASGGPLACFGLVCLGLVCISVLLFPGQPSPARCLAQQPSSHLPLTGCLSTFILQAAEIFAESELPLSWADRLSGCLRGPWAWLVVLLAMLVEAALCAWYLVAFPPEVVTDWRMLPTEALVHCRTRSWVSFGLVHATNATLAFLCFLGTFLVQSRPGRYNRARGLTFAMLAYFITWVSFVPLLANVQVVLRPAVQMGALLLCVLGILAAFHLPRCYLLVRQPELNTPEFFLGRGPGDARDRNDGDTGNQGKHE, from the exons ATGGCAAGGGTTTTGCTAAACAAATCCTCTGCCCTCTCCCCGCCCCGGGCTCTCCCCGCCCCGGGCTCTCTCCGCGTGAGACCCCACTTGGCAGCCACCTTGCCATGCCTGCTGGAAGTGGCCTCTGCCATGCTGTGCCCTGCTGTCCTGGGCCTCAGCCTCTGGGCTCTCCTGCACCTTGGGACAGGGGCCCCATTGTGCCTGTCACAGCAACTTAGGATGAAAGGGGACTACGTGCTGGGGGGGCTATTCCCCCTAGGTGAGGCCGAGGAGGCTGGCCTCGGCAGCCGGACACGGCCCAGCAGCCCCGTGTGCACCAG GTTCTCCTCGAATGGCCTGCTGTGGGCACTGGCCATGAAGATGGCCGTGGAGGAGATCAACAACAGGTCGGACCTGCTGCCGGGGCTGCGCCTAGGCCACGACCTCTTCGATACGTGCTCGGAGCCTGTGGTGGCCATGAAGCCCAGTCTCATGTTCCTGGCCAAGGCAGACAGCCGCGACATTGCCGCCTACTGCAACTACACGCAGTACCAGCCCCGCGTGCTGGCTGTCATTGGGCCCCACTCGTCAGAGCTCGCCGTGGTCACCGGCAAGTTCTTCGGCTTCTTCCTCATGCCCCAG GTCAGCTATGGCGCTGGCATGGAGCTGCTGAGCGCCCGGGAGACCTTCCCCTCCTTCTTCCGCACAGTGCCCAGCGACCGTGTGCAGCTGGTGGCCGCCGCGGAGCTGCTGCAGGAGTTTGGCTGGAACTGGGTGGCCGCCCTGGGCAGTGACGACGAGTACGGCCGCCAGGGCCTGAGCACCTTCTCGGCCCTGGCCGCGTCGCGCGGCATCTGCATCGCACACGAGGGCCTGGTGCCACTGCCCCGTGCCAACAGCCCGCTGCTGGGGAAGGTGCAGGAGGTGCTGCACCAGGTGAACCAGAGCAGCGTGCAGGTGGTGCTGCTGTTTGCCTCCGCGCGCGCCGCCCATGCTCTCTTCAGCTACAGCATCAGCAGCAAGCTCTCGCGCAAGGTGTGGGTGGCCAGCGAGGCCTGGCTGACCTCCGACCTGGTCATGGGGCTGCCCGGCATGGCCCAGGTGGGCACGGTGCTTGGCTTTCTCCAGAGGGGTGCCCAGCTGCACAAGTTCTCCCAGTATGTGAAGACCCGCCTGGCCCTGGCCGCCGACCCAGCGTTCTGCGCCGCCCTGGGCGAGAGGGAGCAGGGTCTGGAGGAGGACGTGGTGGGCCGGCGCTGCCCACAGTGTGACTGCATCACGCTGCAGAACGTGAGTGCCGGGCTAAACCACCACCAGACGTTCTCTGTCTACGCAGCTGTGTATAGCGTGGCCCAGGCCCTGCACAACGCTCTGCAGTGCAGCGCCTCAGGCTGCCCCGTGCAGGACCCCGTGAAGCCCTGGCAG CTCCTGGAGAACATGTACAACCTGACCTTCCACGCGGGCGGGCTGACGCTACGCTTCAACAGCAACGGGAACGTGGACATGGAGTACGACCTGAAGCTGTGGGTGTGGCAGGGCCCGGTGCCCGAGCTCCACGACGTGGGCAGGTTCAACGGCAGCCTCTGGATAGACAGCCCGAAGATCCGCTGGCACACGTCCAACAACCAG AAGCCCGTGTCCCAGTGCTCACGGCAGTGCCAGGAGGGCCAGGTGCGCCGGGTCAAGGGGTTCCACTCCTGCTGCTACGACTGCGTGGACTGCAAGGCGGGCAGCTACCGGAAGAGCCCAG ATGACCTCGCCTGCACCTTTTGCGGCCAGGAAGAGTGGTCCCCGGAGCGGAGCACACGCTGCTTCCGCCGCAGGCTTCGGTTCCTAGCGTGGGGCGAGCCGGCTGTgttgctgctgctcctgctgttCGGCCTGGCGCTGGGCCTCGTGCTGGCCGCTTTGGGGCTGTTCATTCGCCATCGTGACAGCCCACTGGTTCAGGCCTCGGGCGGGCCCCTGGCCTGCTTCGGCCTGGTGTGCTTGGGCCTGGTCTGCATTAGTGTCCTCCTGTTCCCtggccagcccagccctgcccgcTGCCTGGCCCAGCAGCCCTCGTCCCACCTCCCGCTCACCGGCTGCCTGAGCACATTCATCCTGCAGGCAGCCGAGATCTTTGCGGAGTcagaactgcctctgagctgGGCAGACCGGCTGAGTGGCTGCCTGcgggggccctgggcctggctggTGGTGCTGCTGGCCATGCTGGTGGAGGCCGCACTGTGCGCCTGGTACCTGGTGGCCTTCCCGCCAGAGGTGGTGACGGACTGGCGCATGCTGCCCACAGAGGCGCTGGTGCACTGCCGCACACGCTCCTGGGTCAGCTTTGGCCTCGTGCACGCCACCAACGCCACGCTGGCCTTCCTTTGCTTCTTGGGCACCTTCCTGGTGCAGAGCCGGCCGGGCCGCTACAACCGTGCCCGTGGCCTCACCTTTGCCATGCTGGCCTACTTCATCACCTGGGTCTCCTTCGTGCCCCTCCTGGCCAATGTACAGGTGGTCCTCAGGCCCGCCGTGCAGATGGGTGCCCTCCTGCTCTGCGTCCTGGGCATCCTGGCTGCCTTCCACCTGCCCAGGTGTTACCTGCTCGTGCGGCAGCCAGAGCTCAACACCCCCGAGTTCTTTCTGGGAAGGGGCCCTGGGGATGCCCGAGACCGGAACGACGGAGACACAGGAAATCAGGGGAAACACGAGTGA
- the CPTP gene encoding ceramide-1-phosphate transfer protein, with product MDDSETGFNLKVVLVSFKQCLDEKEEVLLDPYIASWKGLVRFLNSLGTIFSFISKDVVSKLQIMERLRGGPQSEHYRSLQTMVAHELSNQLVDLERRSHHPESGCRTVLRLHRALRWLQLFLEGLRTSPEDARTSVLCTDSYNASLAAYHPWIVRRTATVAFYALPTRKVFLEAMNVGPPEQAVQMLGEALPFIERVYNVSQKLYAEHSLLDLP from the exons ATGGATGACTCGGAGACAGGTTTCAATCTGAAAGTCGTCCTGGTCAGTTTCAAGCAGTGTCTGGATGAGAAGGAAGAGGTCTTGCTGGACCCCTACATCGCCAGCTGGAAGGGCCTGGTCAG GTTTCtgaacagcctgggcaccatcTTCTCGTTCATCTCCAAGGACGTGGTCTCCAAGCTGCAGATCATGGAGCGCCTCAGGGGCGGCCCGCAGAGCGAGCACTACCGCAGCCTGCAGACCATGGTGGCCCATGAGCTGAGCAACCAGCTGGTGGACCTAGAGCGCCGCTCCCACCACCCCGAATCCGGCTGCCGGACCGTGCTGCGCCTGCACCGCGCCCTGCGCTGGCTGCAGCTGTTCCTGGAGGGCCTGCGCACCAGCCCTGAGGATGCACGTACCTCTGTGCTCTGCACCGACTCCTACAACGCCTCGCTGGCCGCCTACCACCCCTGGATCGTACGCCGCACCGCCACCGTGGCCTTCTATGCGCTGCCCACACGCAAGGTCTTCCTGGAGGCCATGAACGTGGGGCCCCCGGAGCAGGCTGTGCAGATGCTGGGCGAGGCCCTCCCCTTCATCGAGCGTGTCTACAACGTCTCCCAGAAGCTCTATGCCGAGCACTCCCTTCTGGACCTGCCCTAG